A window of Gossypium hirsutum isolate 1008001.06 chromosome D13, Gossypium_hirsutum_v2.1, whole genome shotgun sequence genomic DNA:
TGTAATGCAATGGTTAGCTGATAGCAATTTGCTGGAAATGATCGTGGATAAATTGAATCCATCAGTAAGTGCAAATTTTCGGTTTTATACTTGTAATGACATATCATACTTTGTAACAAGTGTCTCACAACATGTTTTTTAAAATGACTAGTGCCCACCCGAAGTTCATGGTAATGCAGCAGAAACATTATGTGCAATAACACGGAATGCCCCATCAGCTTTAGCCACTAAGCTCTCTAGTCCAAGGTTTGTGAGATCTAGTTCCTTCTTATCTCTTCTGAACCCGCATCATCATCTCAGTTCTCCATTGTGTTTATGTTTGTGACTTGACCTGTAATTTTGCACATGTATGACAGTTTTGTTGCAAGGATATTTGGCCATGCATTGGAAGATTCACATTCAAAATATGGCCTTGTACACTCTCTCTCAGTTTGTATCTCATTGTTGGATCCAAAAAGATCAGCCATTGCTTCTCCCTTGATGCATTATTTCCGAAATCAACATATGTATGAGCCTCCAATCCCTGTAAATCCTGAGACTATCAATGCAATGCTCCCTAAACTTggtgagtgttttttttttcctttttttgtaaGTCATAATAGTTTTCACATATTCCTTGTTGCATGTAACATGTTGGCTTTTAGTTTGGCCATGGTGTTCAAGACTGCAACTTGTTGTGCAGGTGACTTACTCATGCTTTTGAATGTATCATCTGATGAGAAGATTTTGCCTACCACGTATGGAGAATTAAGGCCACCTCTAGGGAAGCATCGCCTAAAGGTTCATTTTATATTCTCAAAGGAGTTGTGTGCCAATCAACATGAAATACCCAACTCGACACCTCTTTGATTTATTTGGTGTTTGTAATCAATGCGTGTCTGACTTTTTGCGGGTCTGTATcataatttattttgttatttatgtattatgttattattattttctttagaTTGTGGAGTTTATTGCTGTCCTATTGAGAACCGGAAATGAAGCTGCAGAAAAGGAATTGGTTGGCTCAGGAACCATTCAACGAGTTCTCGATCTCTTCTTTGAGTAAGCTCTTGCTTAAACTTGTCATCTTGAATGAAGTGAAAACAACTTATTCGAAGTTTGCATCTAGTGAAATATGCTCGATGCCATCTTGAGGGAGTGTTGGATTGTTTCCGTCAGCAGGCTAAGATTCAtctctttttttcaaattatgcAGGTATCCATACAACAATGCATTACATCATCATGTTGAGAGTATAATATTATCATGTCTGGAGAGCAAGAATGATGCAATACTTGATCATCTTCTTCACAAATGTGATTTAATTGGGAGATTTCTCCAAACTGAAAAACAGCCAATTCTTTCTGGTGACAATAATCTGGTAGATGTTAATCATATTGCTATTTTCACATTTTGCTAATGGGAGTTAAACTAATATAATTAGAAGCTGTTATAAATGCTACCTGGTTATGCAGTGAGCTTGCTTAACCGTTTCTCTTGTCAAACAGCCAACTTTGCCTGCTGTTGGAAAACATGCACCACGGGCAGGAAACATTGGACACATTACACGTATTTCAAATAAACTTGTACAGTTGGGAAGCAGCAATAGCTGTATTCAGGCATATCTACAGGTGTGGAATTGGCTGTTTACTGATATCATATTTATTGCTTCTGTCAGGATCTTAAGGGCTGTAGATGCATCTTTATTTTTCGCTAACAACTTTTGTCGTGATTAAATTAGGGTATGACTTTTGTGGTTTAGTAAATCTGATTTAATTTCATCAGAATTAGTTGTATTTAGCACATTGGCAATATTCTTCCTTGGCGGTAAATTCATGGCTGGATCAAATTGCTGATTAGGATATTTTGCTGGGAttctttatataaaatttatttatttatttatgaattttctGACTCAAgctcatatattttatataaggAAGTGCATGGCTGGATCAATATGTTGAATTAGGATATTTTACTGGGATtccttatataaaatttatttttttttgtaaatttgctGACTCAAGTTCGTATATTCTATATAGGAAAATAGCGAGTGGAATGAGTGGCAAGCTAATGTTCTGCAAGAACGTAACGCAGTTGAAAATGTTTATCGATGGGCTTGTGGGTATGCTCTTATTTCACTTCTTATATGCACTGCCATCAGGTTAATAGGATATGCAATTGAAGGTCAATTATCTCTAGATTTGTAAAATGACGTAAAATTCGACTTATAGTTCtctcatatataatatattaaatttacagTAATGCATACAGATGGGAAGGTTCTGGTAGTGTACCGATTTTTGAGTCCATGTTCTGTCATGATACATTATTGCTGTTCATAATAACTGCATATTTGTTAGATCTAACAGAAATCATTTAAAGAGTCCTTGTGTATTTTTCTTTCTCATGTCCAGTCGCCCAACATCGTTGCAAGACAGAACAAGGGATAGTGACGAGGATGATATTCATGATAGAGATTATGATGTTGCAGCTTTAGCAAATAACCTAAGCCAAGCTTTCAGATACAAAATCTACGGCAACGATGATAATGAAGAAGTATGTAGTTTGAGCATCTCATTACAGTCTCAAATTCTACCTGTTTGCTTtacttattgtttttatttaattgctTTCAGGACCGTGGTGCTCTTGATCGAGATGATGAGGTGAGTGGCTCTAATTTCTTTTAATCAGTTTAAATTCTTTCTCTGTGTTTCAAATGCTGTTAGGTTGGTCTTTCAAAGTCTTATCTATTTACCTAGCAGCACGGTTATCGGAGGAACTGAACAAATAGGaagtttttcatttcttttgacATTAAAATTTACAGTAAATTTGTGTTTGAATGTGCAGGATGTAAACTTTGATGATGAATCTGCTGAGGTTGTCATATCATCCTTGAGGCTTGGTGATGATCAGGGGAGGTGAGTTTTCTTGTTTGTTACTCATTGTTCATGTTGTTCGGACTTTTCATTTTTGTGGATACGAGGACAAACCTCCAAAGATGCTCCGAATGCAtagaaaacctttaaaaaaagtTATCTATATCTGTGTCTGACACTCACACTTGAGTCCGAGTCAGAGGTTCACGAACCACCAGTTATTTTATTGTATATTGTTGTTCATTACTCACTGTTCATGTTGCtccaacttttcatttttctGGATATACCTGTGTTTTTAACAAATGGATATGAGGACGTACCTCCAAAGATGCTCCGAATGCATagaaaaccttttaaaaaaatgatcCATATCTGTGTTTGACACTCACACTTGAGTCCAAGGTTCACGAACCATCAATTAgtgtaattttattgttgttcGTTACTCATTGATTGTCATTGTCCATGTTGCTCTGACTTTTTATTTTTGTGGATATACTATGTTGAATACGATATGAGGACATACCTCCAAAGATGCTCCAAATGCATAGAAAACCTTAAAAAGAATATGATCTATATCTGTGTCTGACACTCACTTGAGTCCGAGTCAGAGGTTCATGAACCACCAATTAGTGTATTTTTATTGTTGTTCGTTACTCACTGTTCATGTTGCTCCGATTTTTCATTTTTGTGGATATACCTGTGTTCAACACATGCGTATGAGGACATACCTCCAAAGATGCTATTGATGGCAATTACAACTCATGTTTTTCTAATACAGCAGTCTGTTTACAAATTCCAACTGGTTTGCATTCCAAGATGAAGGAACCAGTAGTGCACCTATGGCCATCTCCCCAACCGAAGTGATGCATGAGATTAACTTGAATGGCACTACAAACAGTAATAACAGCAGTAGTGATGACGAGGTGGTAGTTGGAGAGGATGACGAGATGAACGAAAACGGCACATCTACTTCCAACCCGATGAATGGGTTCAACAACTCCGTGAGCAGTGGAGAATTGAATCTGCAAGAAAACGAAAACTTGTTTGGAGGTAGGCCTTCACCTTCGGGTTTGCAAGTAGTTGGTTCAAGTAAGAATCCATTTCTTGACGATGACAATCCGGATGTCAACCCACCGAGTCCTATCGACACAGTGATGACTGATGGAGAGTCCCTGCTAAACGGGGAATCCATACTTCCGAATGGTTCCTCGGACTCAATGGATTCAAGTGAGGGATCAATGAGCAGTGACACAAGTCAGAAATCTCCACCACTGGTGCCGTCTTTGTTCGAAGAGGACGttgaattcgtaggagtggaattagaAGGTACGGAGAAGCCAATGGAACAAGCTCTAAAAGAAGGAATAGTTGGCGAAGCCAGACCATTGAAGAGGAACGGTAGTGGTGGTATTCCCATACTGGAAAAGGAGAAATCTGACGAGTCCACCGGGATAAAGGAGTTCAATGATTCAAACTATTGGAGGGTTGATCATGAAGTTACTGTTTTGGAATAGGAATTTGGATCACACAATTTTGGTTTGGGCCACGTCAGCAAAAGCAAAATTTCACCGTATGTACAGTAAAATATTTTGTTTCCAGACCAGCGGGGTTAAACGGTAAGCTGTGCTAGTTATGGTTATTACTgttcattttagttattttattattttcttactcATCATTATTTGAGGTTGGtcatatttttctctttttctgttAGTTAaaagattttctttcaataattaaaatttaaatatttattataaaataataatttcgaaTAGGATGAATTTGTGAAATCcttatttaagatctcctaaatgtgaacatatataataataataataaagtattgattattttataaagaaCATGTCATGGCTGTCCAACCATATTAATAATTTAGACAATGCGGCCTAACAAAACACCTAACTGCTCCTTTTATGCAATACAATCATACACCACATGTGATGTTCTGTTCTACAAAGTGTATGTTCTTTTTTGCCTTTTCCTTTAATTactaacccaaaaataaaaataaattctaattttttattttggtttatgttTCATCATAAGTGAATTCAGATATATTTCGATTTTTAATTCAGTCAAAATGCGTTTTAAGCACGTGTCGCAATAGcaagttaaaatataaattttaaattatatagtgaataaagtaatatattttgaaaggttaataaaatttatttcattgaaGTGGAAGGGTATGGTAGTGTGTAATTCGCTTGTGTAAAATTAAAGGGctgtttgattattttattttgaattttagaatttagtttttcatttatttatttgataacaTAGTTAACTAATTTCGttcaattttgaatatatattatcAATGGTGTCATtggttgtattttaatttttaaaaatataaaaaataccaaAACTAAAGAtcgtattatataaaaaatttataaaatatatagtcGGTTGTATATAAGAGTGAATTCTAAATATATTTATCATACTTCTAAATATCCGAGAAAAAGGAAATTGGAATTGGAGAGTTCAAAAATGTCACGATAAGTCAAAATCTCAATATCTTTTACTGACTGTACTTCTTGTTGACTAAAGGAGATCAggttatttgatttttctttatttcttttcttaatgATATGTTGACCTTTAGAGATCCAAAGGCGGCGGTAAAAACGGATCAAATTACGGTCGTACATCAGAAACAGGTGGAATTAATCTCAGCCGTACAActtgttggaaaaaaataaatgaaagaagtTATCTTTTTATCTCAGAGATCTAACAAAACCTCACTTGTGTGGGTCCCACCGCACGGGCGCCGACATCACGCCGGTGTCATCAAATCTCTGTCGTTTTATTACATGCTTGTAAAACAAAAACACTTTTTTCCCCGccttccttttatttaattattatttatttagtacaCTTAAATGAATTAatactaataaatataaaatcttttggaattgaaaaataaaattacaacttCATATAGTTTTtaaactcaaaaaattttaatttttaatttttaatttaataattaaatgtcaCATTTTAAGTAGTTCTTGTACCATGTTTAAGCAGtagatttagtccctaaaatttaattttttttattctttcaattttaaaattccagttttaaaaaaattataactattaaatttattaagttctgTTACTCTCGAAATTTGATGTCAAGCCAGGTTGTTATTTTTACATATCACTCACAAAGAACTTGTTAATAGATTATATGACTATCGTTTGTGCCAATAtcaagattttaaaattcaaaattatatggGTTAAAAATGATTCAATTGGAGAATACGaactaaattgataattttatgttAATGCAAGATTAATAGAAGAATTTAATCAATAGCTTTAACTGTTATAGTTTgtatcaatattgaaattttaaaattaaaaaaataaagattaaattttatcaattcaaatagtgtaaaattaaattcaaataaatttaaatacatgaTTAAATTCAAACTTATACATTTTGataaagcttaaaataaatatttttaaattaaaaatcacaACTCATAATTCTTAGATCTTGGGTTcctttttgtatttaattaattattaattgttcacaaaaaatattttacttggTTCTTACAACATTTAAGACACCATTAATACAACCTTTTTGGATTCAGTGTTCTATGCCttttttttttaacctttaatccccattatacaaataaaatttatttttaataagggAGAAAGAAGCTCAACCATCAAAACGGCGACGAAAAAGAGCCACACGTGGACGTTTATCTCATCCCAACTTTCAAGGCTTTTGCTGTTTGATGATTGGTCTCATCCTCACGTGtgctttctattttatttatttatttatttttggattttaataatttttttagttttacaaAATCCAGTATTTTCAATATTGGAAGTAAAGTCTTCATGTTTTCTGTGTTTATGATCCAAAACaatccatttttttttttttttattatttttttttggagATCCAAAGATTTTTGCTTAAATCAATAATGTAATAAGATGAAAAATTTGCTGACATTTTTTATgggttaaattatgattttagtttctcatttaattgttgtattttaatttaatataattcgaTTATAATTCGCTTTTGAtcatcaaataaatgtgaatAACTTATCTTTTCCTCTTTGAAATAAGGAGCACTTTAGTTCATTGTATAAATATTGacaaacttaatcatttttcCGTGCTTTTTCAAGTAACCTTAGGAATCGAGAGATAAAATCTTGACCGAGAATAATACAGGATGTTAAGAGGTCCATCAATCTATactgaaaaaaatttgaaaatctcGTATACTTAATTCAAACAATCGAGGGCAAGACTTTTTCAAATTAAGGAATATTGAATAGctattttatacattttgaattaaaagtaataaaaacatacatttataataatattattagaaCTTGAGGATAATTTACTAATAACATTCAACAAATTACAAGACATTTAAATGTTCTTTTTGAAGATATTTTACACAAATACTAAGACAGAAACCTATACAACAGAATCCATGGTTTTCTTTTCCTGACATAGGCTCGAAATCATGCAAAATATGCTTAAAGGACCTGTCTTGTTTGATCCTCGAAATCCAATTTCCGCAGTTCGGGTTCCAGTGAGCCGTGACCTGAAAAAAGAAGACGTTTACCGAGTTTAGTATAAACAAGTCAGGTTGTACTCAAAATCAACACATGCTTAGATACTAATTATGTTTGCATACCTTTCAATAGTATTGTGCTTTAATCCATTCTTATTGTTAATCTTTGGCGACTAAACACtaaatgaaaagaagaaaaaatatagcGTAAATAAAGCTGAAAGAAGAACGCAGTTAGAATTCggaaattatgaataaaatgttaaaaagtaCTGAATGGTATCTCAGTTCGTTATGCACCGGTGCGTCTCGATACAGCAATGTTCGACATTTTTCGATCTGTCTATTCCGAACATGTAGCCAATCTCCTGTATAAATCTTCATAAGAATCGAGAACCGAGAGGTCAAGAGTTCGTCCGACATCTCTGATTCCATGAATACCTTGAGAATCCTGATTCTATGGTCATGTATCCATTGGACAGAGTACTTTCGGAGTTGGTTCCGATAAAAAATTGAACGGATGATTATGTCTGTGTATAATACTCCGGAAGCACTAATCTGGCAGTTCCCATAAGTATCGTACCAGagatctttttttttgaattaagttACATCTTAAAAACAAATAGTTGGCCATAGTGAATTAGATTACGTTAGATAAACGTGCTGGACAGTCAATGCGGTTATTTAAGATGGAGATCTGATAAGGTAACCCGAATTGAACTTGCCTGCTCCTGTATCCCTACAGGAGCATTATCAGATAAACGATATAACGGGCTTGCTCGGGCTAAGGGGCTTGCTTGGAAAAGACGGCACTAAAAGTCCATCAAGGTGTTGAGGGAGCCGCAACTTCTTCATTGGTCGTAAAAGGGCGAGAGGTGGATAGCGGGCAAGTTCGATGCTAATTCAACAGACCACGGATTCACACGGTTAACGTTTTGCAGCAAATCCGGTTCATCCCATGTCACCTGCAGTGGCGAATCGATTATCAAAGTCAGTAGGAAGGGCAGCTAAAAATGTTTATGGACCGACAAAAGCTTAAGCATCCATTTTTTAGCACGAGTCAAGTACATTTCTCTTTAGAGGACCGAAAACGAGTATGATTTCTCTAAATCTTGATCAATTTTCGTTCAAACCATTGTTATAAGGTTAAATGACCAAAGAACATACTTGCAAAGCAAAAAACCGAACGGCATTTTCGGGATAAACCGATACGAAACGTTTANNNNNNNNNNNNNNNNNNNNNNNNNNNNNNNNNNNNNNNNNNNNNNNNNNNNNNNNNNNNNNNNNNNNNNNNNNNNNNNNNNNNNNNNNNNNNNNNNNNNNNNNNNNNNNNNNNNNNNNNNNNNNNNNNNNNNNNNNNNNNNNNNNNNNNNNNNNNNNNNNNNNNNNNNNNNNNNNNNNNNNNNNNNNNNNNNNNNNNNNNNNNNNNNNNNNNNNNNNNNNNNNNNNNNNNNNNNNNNNNNNNNNNNNNNNNNNNNNNNNNNNNNNNNNNNNNNNNNNNNNNNNNNNNNNNNNNNNNNNNNNNNNNNNNNNNNNNNNNNNNNNNNNNNNNNNNNNNNNNNNNNNNNNNNNNNNNNNNNNNNNNNNNNNNNNNNNNNNNNNNNNNNNNNNNNNNNNNNNNNNNNNNNNNNNNNNNNNNNNNNNNNNNNNNNNNNNNNNNNNNNNNNNNNNNNNNNNNNNNNNNNNNNNNNNNNNNNNNNNNNNNNNNNNNNNNNNNNNNNNAACGGTTCCATCAAAAAGATAATACTAGAAGCTCATAATTTCGAGTAATGCTTccgtttttttcatttttcagtcTGTACCGTTTTCATCTTCGCAAATCAGGCCGGTCTAGACATGCTTGAGACAACTCTAGTGGATCTACCAGACATACACTGGACAAAATATTCGATGAGTCGGGACGGAAGGCATTGTGCTCTGATTTCACCAAGTTGATGCAGCAGGTTAGTATTAACCGCACCATACTAGTTTCAACTTTTCAACCCGACTTTAAACTGTTCGGCTGATGATACGGAAATTCATCTCGTAACACATTCTATACTCTCTTTAACAGGATTCACTCACTTGCTGGCCGGAGTTTGCATGTCGACAATGGGCCGCCACGTCTCGTATGAACAAGCTGTTGCTTGGAAAGTACTTGCAGCTGATGCAAACACTGTCCATTGCTTGGCATTCTCTTTTATAACTGGTCTTTTGtgtgaacaaaaaagaaaattataattaatttcgCTCATTATAACATGATGGGGAGAAAGATGAAAAGAAGGAAAGTCAGCTcaggtttgattttattaattaatgttaGTTTATTGCATGGTTAAATGTTAAGTCCTGTATTTTGGTAAATTAAGAATTAgttcatgaattttttttcagatttttttttttacttttcggatttttttttaaaaaataggttaattgttaatattaatattttgttaaattcttggtgaatttaaaaaaaaattatatgaacttgaaaaataaaaaatacaaggaTAAAGTTAAAATTATCGATAAGGTAAATGATGAAAAGAATTGTCAATGGTCCCTCCTACTctatttgaaatctaaaaagaatATTAAAAGATACTGTATGGAAAGCAAACAAAaggaataatatttttatttattgattggATTATTTTCACTGTAGGCAGGGACCATACatgattttaaattgttaaaatcaAAAAATTCTAATTGAATCCTTTAAGAATcaataatatcaaattatgtcaTTTTGTTAGCTTAGCCAATAAAGCTGGATGTAAATTGTAACATACATATGATGCTGATGCGTTAATGTTAACTTAACATTGATGCTAAGcatattaaaacacaaaaaataaaaaatttagatttttgtACTACCTTGTGAACAATTTGAATTTGGTCCAACCAGTTGTTAATCAAGTTTTTTATCCCAGTTCAATCAGTCTTTTACAGATTAACTCTTCTTCGTTATACTACGATTAAAACTGTTGGACCATAGTTCTTAGATTAATCAATCAATTGGTGATTCAACTAACCATGACTAAATTGGGTAGCTAGGAAGACAAAAAAGAAATCTTGTTAATGCAATGTTTGAATGTCAATTAAATCGTTTTGAAATTCAAGGACaaactaaaaatataaacaataattTGGAGACGTTTGATGAAAGTAATCTTAATTTTCAGAGGTAAACTCACCTtgaggtcactaaattattaggaAGTTTACGTTTTGTCACTGACTTAAAAGTTACATATGGTTATTAACTATTCGAAAAATTTTATTACATAGTCACCggattgttaattttttaaaagtaatgacTAGCGGCTCCAAGTAACGATTCAACTATCAGTATAGTGGATTAGTATCTACCAACAAGTAGAAAACATACCTAGTTCCAAGTCGATTAATGGTCTGTGttagagattgaagaaaaaattCATTGgattttggtacacaaattcatgacattcaaagataatttcatgaaaaaaaattgaattgtagaaaGAATGAGAAAATGAACTTTGATTGATGGCCAACGATGTGAATTGAAAAGacatacaacaacgattttaacagttaatgacttaaataataatttcaaataattcaGTGACATTTTTGTAACCTTTTGAAGTTAATACCAACATTAAGCCTTATAATAGTTTTAGTGACTTA
This region includes:
- the LOC107936068 gene encoding serine/threonine-protein phosphatase 6 regulatory subunit 3 isoform X2, yielding MFWRLTSMSASSPVESILDKENFTLEELLDEEEIIQECKALNSRLINFLRDRAQVEQLLRYIVEEPSEDDDSKRTFKFPFIACEIFTCEIDVILKTLIEDEEFMNLLFSFLEPNRSHSALLAGYFSKVVICLMLRKTIPLMHYVQTHQEVLRQLVDLIGITSIMEVLVRLVGADDHMYPNFLDVMQWLADSNLLEMIVDKLNPSCPPEVHGNAAETLCAITRNAPSALATKLSSPSFVARIFGHALEDSHSKYGLVHSLSVCISLLDPKRSAIASPLMHYFRNQHMYEPPIPVNPETINAMLPKLGDLLMLLNVSSDEKILPTTYGELRPPLGKHRLKIVEFIAVLLRTGNEAAEKELVGSGTIQRVLDLFFEYPYNNALHHHVESIILSCLESKNDAILDHLLHKCDLIGRFLQTEKQPILSGDNNLPTLPAVGKHAPRAGNIGHITRISNKLVQLGSSNSCIQAYLQENSEWNEWQANVLQERNAVENVYRWACGRPTSLQDRTRDSDEDDIHDRDYDVAALANNLSQAFRYKIYGNDDNEEDRGALDRDDEDVNFDDESAEVVISSLRLGDDQGSLFTNSNWFAFQDEGTSSAPMAISPTEVMHEINLNGTTNSNNSSSDDEVVVGEDDEMNENGTSTSNPMNGFNNSVSSGELNLQENENLFGGRPSPSGLQVVGSSKNPFLDDDNPDVNPPSPIDTVMTDGESLLNGESILPNGSSDSMDSSEGSMSSDTSQKSPPLVPSLFEEDVEFVGVELEGTEKPMEQALKEGIVGEARPLKRNGSGGIPILEKEKSDESTGIKEFNDSNYWRVDHEVTVLE
- the LOC107936068 gene encoding serine/threonine-protein phosphatase 6 regulatory subunit 3 isoform X1; the encoded protein is MFWRLTSMSASSPVESILDKENFTLEELLDEEEIIQECKALNSRLINFLRDRAQVEQLLRYIVEEPSEDDDSKRTFKFPFIACEIFTCEIDVILKTLIEDEEFMNLLFSFLEPNRSHSALLAGYFSKVVICLMLRKTIPLMHYVQTHQEVLRQLVDLIGITSIMEVLVRLVGADDHMYPNFLDVMQWLADSNLLEMIVDKLNPSCPPEVHGNAAETLCAITRNAPSALATKLSSPSFVARIFGHALEDSHSKYGLVHSLSVCISLLDPKRSAIASPLMHYFRNQHMYEPPIPVNPETINAMLPKLGDLLMLLNVSSDEKILPTTYGELRPPLGKHRLKIVEFIAVLLRTGNEAAEKELVGSGTIQRVLDLFFEYPYNNALHHHVESIILSCLESKNDAILDHLLHKCDLIGRFLQTEKQPILSGDNNLPTLPAVGKHAPRAGNIGHITRISNKLVQLGSSNSCIQAYLQENSEWNEWQANVLQERNAVENVYRWACGRPTSLQDRTRDSDEDDIHDRDYDVAALANNLSQAFRYKIYGNDDNEEDRGALDRDDEDVNFDDESAEVVISSLRLGDDQGSSLFTNSNWFAFQDEGTSSAPMAISPTEVMHEINLNGTTNSNNSSSDDEVVVGEDDEMNENGTSTSNPMNGFNNSVSSGELNLQENENLFGGRPSPSGLQVVGSSKNPFLDDDNPDVNPPSPIDTVMTDGESLLNGESILPNGSSDSMDSSEGSMSSDTSQKSPPLVPSLFEEDVEFVGVELEGTEKPMEQALKEGIVGEARPLKRNGSGGIPILEKEKSDESTGIKEFNDSNYWRVDHEVTVLE